In the genome of Tachysurus vachellii isolate PV-2020 chromosome 9, HZAU_Pvac_v1, whole genome shotgun sequence, one region contains:
- the larp6a gene encoding la-related protein 6a: MQVLVNAFLRFLSFLLPPSWLQLAFRWWVGGDECGGSPWPNRGAPFARRKPLIAHEEVDSRPLGCVSLAVVPAPSAATAVTSPPPPPPPPAAAPLADGRGFPWRRIREAADLVLAAPFVISERRCREARSSLSPCDHPGGGAIEDTEAPCRARWSATVMSAATELSNPVEVMGAAAGFTDQRLREMGTPVTITVAIQAAEDEEPDEEETINSEDEIVRHEKSSGAGTSGGELEEESWQPPDAELTQKLIAQIEYYLSDENLEHDAFLLKHVRRNKLGFVSVKLLTSFKKVKHLTRDWRTTAYALRHSTLLELNEEGRKVRRRTSVPVFASESLPSRMLLLSELQRWPELGVALAGGGGAGDGSPGANPAQQERLMELLLKAFGTYGPIASVRVLKPGKDLPPDLKKLSGRYSQLGTEECAIVEFEEVEAAVKAHEANSGQQGDGNGSMGLKVVLIGTKPPKKKVPKERQREENGNAGGGGGIRKSRSLNSRVRELQYHGDDSACSSSETESNPTSPRLGRKSRSCNKLSPGGFHLSPAVSPRSSPWNSPRASPCAQRKAPPNARSPLASEGRLSPEAGRRWADYSSDSSLTPSGSPWVQRRKQVASQESSPVGSPMLGRKIQNADGLPPGVVRLPRGPDGTRGFHAVLVAERGKTAATQT, encoded by the exons aTGCAGGTTTTGGTGAACGCCTTCTTGCGCTTTCTCTCCTTCCTACTTCCTCCCTCTTGGCTCCAGCTCGCGTTTCGGTGGTGGGTTGGGGGAGATGAGTGCGGAGGCTCTCCGTGGCCCAATCGCGGCGCTCCATTCGCGCGCAGAAAGCCTCTTATTGCGCACGAGGAAGTGGACTCCCGTCCTCTCGGTTGTGTCTCTCTCGCCGTCGTTCCTGCGCCCTCCGCCGCCACCGCTGTcacctctcctcctcctcctcctcctcctcctgccgCGGCTCCTCTTGCGGACGGCCGGGGATTTCCGTGGCGCCGAATCCGGGAAGCCGCGGATCTCGTCCTGGCAGCTCCGTTCGTTATTTCCGAGCGCCGGTGCCGAGAAGCGCGAAGCTCTCTGTCGCCGTGCGATCACCCAGGAGGAGGCGCAATCGAGGACACAGAAGCACCGTGTAGAGCGCGCTGGTCCGCTACGGTCATGAGCGCGGCTACGGAGCTGTCGAACCCGGTGGAGGTCATGGGCGCCGCCGCAGGCTTCACGGACCAACGCTTGCGCGAGATGGGGACTCCGGTAACCATCACTGTGGCCATCCAGGCGGCGGAGGACGAGGAGCCCGACGAAGAGGAGACGATCAACAGTGAAGACGAAATTGTGAGGCACGAGAAGTCGag TGGTGCCGGCACGAGTGGTGGAGAGTTGGAGGAGGAGAGCTGGCAGCCCCCGGATGCTGAACTTACCCAGAAGCTCATAGCTCAGATCGAGTACTACCTGTCTGACGAGAACCTGGAGCACGACGCCTTCCTGCTCAAGCACGTCCGGCGCAATAAGCTTGGCTTCGTCAGCGTCAAGCTGCTTACATCTTTCAAGAAG GTAAAGCACTTGACCAGGGACTGGAGGACGACGGCATATGCACTGCGCCATTCCACCCTGCTGGAGCTGAACGAAGAAGGTCGGAAAGTTCGCCGCAGGACAAGCGTGCCGGTGTTTGCCAGTGAGTCTCTGCCCAGCCGCATGCTGCTACTGAGTGAGCTACAGCGTTGGCCTGAGCTAGGTGTGGCTCTGGCAGGTGGGGGCGGGGCCGGAGACGGGAGCCCTGGGGCAAACCCAGCCCAGCAAGAGCGGCTCATGGAGCTTCTACTCAAGGCCTTTGGCACTTACGGCCCGATCGCCTCGGTGCGTGTGCTGAAGCCTGGCAAAGATCTGCCACCTGATCTGAAGAAGCTAAGTGGGCGCTACTCACAGCTGGGCACTGAGGAGTGCGCCATCGTCGAATTTGAGGAGGTGGAGGCAGCTGTGAAAGCCCATGAGGCCAACTCTGGCCAGCAGGGAGATGGGAATGGCTCAATGGGGCTCAAGGTTGTGCTGATTGGCACCAAGCCACCTAAAAAGAAGGTACCCAAGGAGAGGCAGCGGGAGGAGAATGGAAATGCAGGTGGAGGGGGAGGAATACGCAAGAGCCGCTCGCTGAACAGCCGCGTACGTGAGCTTCAGTATCATGGAGACGACTCTGCCTGCAGTTCCTCCGAAACAGAAAGCAACCCCACCTCACCTCGGCTCGGCCGCAAGTCGCGTTCATGCAACAAGTTGAGTCCTGGTGGCTTCCACTTAAGCCCAGCCGTGTCTCCTCGCTCCAGTCCATGGAACAGCCCACGAGCCAGCCCTTGTGCTCAACGCAAAGCACCACCTAATGCCCGCTCACCCCTGGCCAGTGAAGGCAGGTTGAGCCCTGAAGCTGGTCGCCGCTGGGCTGATTATTCCTCGGACAGCAGCTTGACTCCTTCAGGAAGCCCGTGGGTGCAGCGCAGGAAGCAGGTGGCCAGTCAGGAGAGCAGCCCAGTGGGGAGTCCCATGCTGGGCAGAAAGATCCAGAACGCAGACGGCCTTCCCCCTGGTGTTGTGCGTCTGCCCAGGGGGCCGGATGGCACTCGTGGGTTTCACGCAGTCTTGGTGGCAGAACGGGGCAAAACTGCAGCCACTCAAACCTGA